AACAGAAAAAATGCAAATACGTATCAAGAAATTGAGGGTGTTTTTTGCTATCTATCCCATGCGAACCGAGCTtatatataaacataaaattgaatttgatcACATTTTAGTTAAATCTCACAACTTAACTTAACTCTTTATTAATTTTAGCAACAATGAAATTCCatcattttgtgatatttgccgCGTCTATAGTATATAATGCGCCTTGCCTCTGCAAGGCTGAGGAACAGAGCATTAATAAATGTGATAAAAATCCCTTAAGTGAATTAACTTTCCAATTGAGTGGCAATAGCTTACTTTGGCCCTGTGAatcgacaaaaaatatttacgttcaATCAGGTCGTTATGTACCGCGTAATGTGATTGTAACCCGAGCCCAATTGCAGCGAGATTCGGCATTTGTTGCCCTGCCGCGTTACAAGCAGGGAGTTCCGTTTACTTTGGGCAAAGTGAATTTGAAAAAAGGTCAATGTTTAACAAAAATCGCCCCTTATCCATGTTGGGCCATACAGGAGGAGGGTAATTGTCAGGCCTTACAATCGGTAGTGGATATAGCTTTGGATCAGAATGTAAGTTGGTGTTGGTtacttaatacaaaaaaaaacaatacagtgAACAAAAGGGAACGAAAAACTCATACgccgatacatatataagaatatattttttcgataaattcaagaaaaattattaaacgtatttttttttcacttgttaa
The window above is part of the Haematobia irritans isolate KBUSLIRL unplaced genomic scaffold, ASM5000362v1 scaffold_73, whole genome shotgun sequence genome. Proteins encoded here:
- the LOC142242832 gene encoding dopaminechrome tautomerase-like, with protein sequence MKFHHFVIFAASIVYNAPCLCKAEEQSINKCDKNPLSELTFQLSGNSLLWPCESTKNIYVQSGRYVPRNVIVTRAQLQRDSAFVALPRYKQGVPFTLGKVNLKKGQCLTKIAPYPCWAIQEEGNCQALQSVVDIALDQNGLLWVLDVGIVNTLEQPIRRCSPKIVAINTADGKVVKSIDMSDLVTSESRLQFLVVDYGKDNKPFV